From a region of the Chitinophaga caseinilytica genome:
- a CDS encoding M20/M25/M40 family metallo-hydrolase, whose protein sequence is MTRKLIAAAALLTISLGAVAQQTDVNEVRRIISTLAADDMMGRGTFTPGIEKASVFIEAEFEKAGLEKLPGATSYRQPFAMKGRSIYPADSLELVPGAKALHNVVGLIRGASKPNEFVIFSGHYDHIGILKSETQDTIANGADDDASGITAVILLARHFKQHPPERTVIFACFTAEEIGGFGSRYFSREVHPDSVVAMFNIEMIGKESKFGRNSAFITGFERSDFGQILQRNLEGSAFKFHPDPYPEQQLFYRSDNAMLAKLGVPAHTISTTQIDKDKLYHSVDDEVESLDLQNIADIIDAIAVSSGTIVSGKDTPTRVAKED, encoded by the coding sequence ATGACCAGAAAATTAATAGCCGCCGCCGCGCTGCTCACCATAAGCCTGGGCGCCGTTGCGCAGCAGACCGACGTGAACGAGGTGCGCCGGATCATTTCCACACTTGCCGCCGACGATATGATGGGGCGCGGGACTTTTACGCCCGGGATCGAGAAAGCGTCCGTTTTCATTGAAGCGGAATTCGAAAAAGCGGGGCTGGAGAAGTTGCCCGGCGCAACGAGTTACCGGCAGCCATTCGCCATGAAAGGCAGATCGATCTATCCGGCGGATTCGCTGGAACTGGTGCCCGGTGCCAAGGCGCTCCACAACGTGGTGGGCCTCATCCGCGGCGCGAGCAAACCCAACGAGTTCGTGATCTTTTCCGGTCACTACGACCATATCGGCATCCTGAAATCCGAAACGCAGGACACGATCGCCAATGGTGCGGACGATGATGCTTCCGGCATTACGGCGGTGATCCTGTTGGCCCGTCATTTCAAACAGCATCCGCCCGAGCGCACGGTGATTTTCGCGTGCTTCACGGCAGAGGAGATCGGGGGCTTCGGCTCGCGCTATTTCTCCCGAGAAGTGCATCCAGACAGCGTGGTGGCCATGTTCAACATCGAAATGATCGGCAAGGAATCCAAGTTCGGCCGCAACAGCGCGTTCATCACGGGTTTCGAGCGTTCGGACTTCGGTCAGATCCTCCAGCGCAACCTCGAAGGATCGGCTTTCAAATTCCATCCCGATCCTTATCCCGAACAACAGCTTTTCTATCGTTCAGACAATGCCATGCTGGCGAAGCTCGGCGTGCCGGCGCATACGATTTCCACGACGCAGATCGACAAAGACAAACTCTATCATAGTGTAGACGACGAAGTCGAATCCCTCGACCTGCAGAACATCGCGGATATCATTGACGCAATCGCCGTGAGCTCGGGTACCATCGTGAGCGGAAAGGATACGCCTACCCGCGTGGC
- the ruvB gene encoding Holliday junction branch migration DNA helicase RuvB — protein sequence MSNPNLRPDDNRMSAAEKEFENSIRPREIMDFSGQDQIIENLKVFIKAAKMRDEALDHILFHGPPGLGKTTLSRIVANELGVNIRETSGPVIEKPGDLAGLLTNLEERDVLFVDEIHRLSTVVEEYLYSAMEDYRIDIMIDSGPNARTVQINLHPFTLVGATTRSGLLTAPLLSRFGIKSRLEYYNSETLQRILWRAAGLLGTKITSDAASEIARRSRGTPRIANGLLRRVRDFAQVMGNGVIDLGIAQFSLKALSVDEYGLDEMDNRILSTIIDNFKGGPVGITTIATAVGEEAGTLEEVYEPFLIQEGFIKRTPRGREVTEKAYHHLGRNPNSRGSQLLF from the coding sequence ATGTCCAATCCGAACCTAAGACCAGATGACAACAGGATGAGCGCCGCCGAGAAGGAATTCGAGAACAGCATCCGGCCGCGGGAGATCATGGATTTTTCCGGGCAAGACCAGATCATCGAAAACCTCAAGGTGTTCATCAAAGCGGCGAAGATGCGCGACGAAGCGCTCGACCACATTCTTTTCCACGGCCCTCCCGGGCTGGGGAAAACAACGCTGTCGCGCATCGTGGCCAATGAGCTCGGTGTGAACATCCGCGAAACATCCGGCCCCGTCATCGAAAAACCCGGCGATCTTGCCGGCCTCCTCACCAACCTCGAGGAGCGCGATGTGTTGTTCGTAGACGAAATTCACCGCCTCAGCACCGTTGTGGAAGAATATCTCTACTCCGCGATGGAGGATTACCGGATAGACATTATGATCGATTCGGGCCCCAACGCGCGGACGGTCCAGATCAACCTGCACCCTTTCACACTGGTAGGCGCCACCACGCGTTCCGGCCTCCTCACCGCCCCGCTGCTCAGCCGTTTCGGCATCAAAAGCCGCCTGGAATATTATAATTCGGAAACGCTGCAACGCATCCTCTGGCGCGCCGCCGGCCTCCTCGGCACCAAGATCACTTCCGACGCCGCGTCCGAAATCGCCCGCCGCAGCCGCGGCACCCCGCGTATCGCCAACGGGCTCCTGCGCCGGGTGCGGGATTTCGCACAGGTAATGGGCAACGGCGTCATCGACCTCGGCATCGCACAGTTCAGCCTCAAAGCCCTGAGCGTAGACGAATACGGCCTCGATGAAATGGACAACCGCATCCTTTCCACCATCATCGATAACTTCAAGGGCGGCCCCGTCGGCATCACCACCATCGCAACGGCGGTGGGCGAAGAAGCCGGGACCCTCGAGGAAGTGTACGAACCATTCCTCATCCAGGAAGGATTCATCAAACGCACGCCCCGCGGCCGCGAAGTAACGGAAAAAGCCTACCATCACCTCGGTCGGAACCCCAATAGCCGGGGATCGCAACTTCTCTTCTAA
- a CDS encoding response regulator transcription factor gives MEERKPKILLAEDDTNLGMVLKNYLELNDYDVELCRDGILALAAFRRDKFDICLLDIMMPNMDGFKLAEEIRDVDPDIPLFFLSAKTMKEDIIQGYKLGADDYISKPFDSELLLLKIKAILKRNQELNSKEEEQFEFRIGQYHFNSRLRTLVKGSDSHTLSPKENELLHMLCEHKNDLLPREVALKKIWGSDTYFNGRSMDVYIAKLRKYLKDDSNIEIVNIHGNGFRLVVKD, from the coding sequence ATGGAAGAACGCAAACCCAAGATCCTGCTCGCCGAAGATGATACCAACCTCGGAATGGTATTAAAGAACTACCTGGAACTCAACGATTACGACGTAGAGCTTTGCAGGGACGGCATCCTCGCGCTGGCAGCCTTCCGCCGGGACAAGTTCGACATTTGCCTGCTCGACATCATGATGCCCAATATGGACGGGTTCAAACTGGCGGAAGAGATCCGGGACGTAGACCCCGACATTCCCCTGTTTTTCCTCTCCGCCAAAACCATGAAGGAAGATATCATCCAGGGTTATAAACTGGGTGCCGACGATTATATTTCCAAACCCTTCGACTCTGAGCTGCTCCTCCTCAAAATCAAAGCCATCCTGAAACGCAACCAGGAATTGAACAGCAAGGAAGAAGAACAGTTCGAGTTCCGCATCGGGCAATACCACTTCAATTCCCGCCTGCGCACCCTCGTCAAAGGCAGTGATTCGCATACGCTGTCGCCCAAGGAAAACGAGCTGCTGCACATGCTTTGCGAGCACAAGAACGACCTCCTTCCCCGCGAAGTGGCGCTGAAGAAAATCTGGGGCAGCGATACGTATTTCAATGGCCGCAGCATGGACGTGTATATCGCCAAATTGCGGAAGTACCTGAAAGACGATTCCAATATCGAGATCGTGAACATCCATGGCAACGGTTTCCGCCTCGTGGTGAAAGACTGA
- a CDS encoding DUF3108 domain-containing protein, with translation MKYVLLLLCGLLFYPASPRAQENFCGTVNTAFKASETLTLKVFYNLGSVYVGAGEATFTTTLEKYNGRDAYHVVGDGKTYRSYDWFFKVRDRYESYIDTATMLPMRFIRNINEGGYKKYNNVVFNRETNIATSTLGNFKVPACIQDVISSIYYARNIDFNKYKPGDKIPFSMFLDDEVFDIYIRYMGKEQVETRYGTFRAIKFKPLLIKGTIFEGGEKMTVWVSDDGNKIPLRVDSPISVGSIKVDMISFTNLRWALTSLVKKR, from the coding sequence ATGAAGTATGTTTTACTGTTGCTATGCGGCCTGTTGTTTTACCCCGCCTCCCCCAGGGCGCAGGAAAACTTCTGTGGTACCGTCAACACGGCGTTCAAGGCCAGCGAAACCCTCACCCTCAAAGTGTTCTATAACCTCGGCAGCGTTTACGTAGGCGCCGGGGAAGCCACCTTCACCACCACCCTCGAAAAGTATAACGGGAGAGACGCCTACCACGTTGTAGGCGACGGGAAAACGTATCGCTCGTACGACTGGTTCTTCAAAGTCCGCGACCGCTACGAAAGCTATATCGACACCGCCACCATGCTGCCCATGCGTTTCATCCGCAACATCAACGAAGGCGGCTACAAGAAATACAACAACGTCGTCTTCAACCGCGAAACCAATATCGCCACCAGCACGCTCGGCAACTTCAAGGTGCCCGCCTGCATCCAGGACGTCATCTCCTCCATCTATTACGCCCGCAACATCGATTTCAACAAATACAAACCCGGCGATAAAATCCCCTTCTCCATGTTCCTCGACGATGAAGTGTTCGACATTTACATCCGGTACATGGGCAAAGAACAGGTGGAAACCCGCTACGGCACTTTCCGCGCCATCAAGTTCAAACCCCTCCTCATCAAAGGCACCATCTTCGAAGGCGGCGAAAAAATGACCGTATGGGTGAGCGACGACGGCAATAAAATCCCCCTCCGCGTGGATTCCCCCATTTCCGTCGGCAGCATCAAAGTAGACATGATCAGCTTCACCAACCTCCGCTGGGCCCTGACTTCACTCGTAAAGAAACGTTAA
- a CDS encoding lysylphosphatidylglycerol synthase transmembrane domain-containing protein — translation MPKIRRSLNKSTKIILNYVLGGALFTWLTFAIIRQIRHQDNLPAAWVHIQEIVADRGWVLLLMVIGMMLVNWGIEARKWQILVRPLEEVPFRRAFGAILTGVSVSVSTPNRIGEYGGRMLYLSNASKLKSIAATIVGSFSQIIATLLFGLAGSIFYIYRFDVEGLPAVGPGFREKLTLALLIGVCVTVLFLYFRLRWVVSLVDRVKWLRKVKVFIMVIVRYSPSELRTLLYLSAIRYIVFTAQYLILLYALGVAFVWWEGFFMISVIYLVMAAIPTVAIAEIGLRGSVSLHFLGLLSANAAGILAATVAIWLINLVLPAAIGAVLLLGVKIFRDK, via the coding sequence TTGCCAAAAATTCGACGAAGTCTGAACAAAAGTACCAAAATAATCCTCAATTACGTCCTCGGCGGGGCGCTCTTCACCTGGTTAACCTTTGCGATCATCAGGCAAATCCGGCACCAGGACAATCTGCCGGCGGCCTGGGTGCACATTCAGGAGATCGTGGCCGACAGGGGTTGGGTACTTTTGCTGATGGTGATAGGGATGATGCTGGTGAACTGGGGGATCGAGGCGCGGAAGTGGCAGATATTGGTGCGCCCGCTCGAAGAAGTGCCGTTCCGGCGGGCCTTCGGGGCTATCCTGACCGGGGTGTCCGTGTCGGTAAGCACGCCCAACCGCATCGGGGAATACGGCGGCCGGATGCTGTACCTCAGCAATGCGAGCAAGCTCAAATCCATCGCCGCCACCATCGTGGGCAGCTTTTCACAGATCATCGCCACCCTGCTTTTCGGACTGGCGGGCTCCATATTTTATATATACCGGTTCGATGTGGAAGGATTGCCGGCCGTTGGACCGGGTTTTAGGGAAAAATTAACGCTTGCTTTACTCATAGGGGTTTGTGTCACCGTTTTATTCCTTTATTTTCGGTTACGATGGGTCGTTTCGCTGGTAGACCGGGTGAAGTGGCTGCGGAAGGTGAAGGTTTTCATCATGGTGATTGTCCGGTATTCTCCCTCGGAATTGAGGACCCTGCTGTATTTGAGTGCCATCCGGTATATCGTGTTTACGGCACAGTATTTGATTTTATTATATGCGTTGGGAGTTGCATTTGTGTGGTGGGAAGGGTTTTTCATGATCAGTGTGATCTACCTGGTCATGGCAGCGATCCCTACGGTAGCCATAGCGGAAATCGGCTTGCGGGGCAGTGTCAGCCTCCACTTCCTGGGCCTCCTGAGCGCCAATGCGGCCGGCATACTGGCCGCCACGGTGGCGATCTGGCTTATCAACCTGGTGCTGCCTGCCGCCATCGGTGCCGTGTTGCTCCTCGGCGTGAAGATTTTCAGAGATAAATAG
- the ruvC gene encoding crossover junction endodeoxyribonuclease RuvC: MANNTKIILGIDPGTIIMGYGLIAVKGQHAEIIKMDVLKLNPKIDHYERLRKIHDRMNEIIREHKPVCCAIEAPFFGKNVQSMLKLGRAQGVAIATAMQAGLTVAEYSPKKVKQSITGNGNANKEQVWQMLQRILKFTEVPEYLDATDALAVAVCHHFQDSSPLVTTGKSKGWEKFLQQNPERLSRP, translated from the coding sequence TTGGCAAACAATACAAAAATAATTCTCGGGATAGACCCCGGGACCATCATCATGGGCTACGGCCTGATCGCTGTAAAAGGCCAGCACGCGGAGATCATCAAGATGGACGTTCTCAAGCTCAATCCTAAAATCGATCACTACGAAAGGCTCCGGAAAATCCACGATCGCATGAACGAAATCATCCGGGAGCACAAACCAGTTTGCTGCGCCATCGAGGCGCCGTTCTTCGGCAAAAACGTGCAGTCTATGCTCAAACTCGGCCGTGCCCAGGGCGTGGCCATTGCCACGGCGATGCAGGCGGGGCTTACGGTTGCGGAATATTCCCCCAAGAAAGTGAAGCAATCGATCACCGGCAACGGCAATGCTAACAAGGAGCAGGTGTGGCAGATGCTGCAACGCATCCTCAAGTTCACCGAAGTGCCCGAATACCTGGATGCCACAGACGCGTTGGCGGTTGCCGTCTGCCATCATTTCCAGGATTCCAGCCCGCTCGTAACCACCGGTAAATCAAAAGGCTGGGAGAAATTCCTTCAGCAGAATCCCGAAAGGCTCTCCAGACCCTGA
- a CDS encoding response regulator transcription factor produces MEESGYEVTHCSDGEIAWKTFQKSLYDICLLDVVMPKKNGFELARQIRQKNDLIPILFLTSKSQDEDKISGFKHGADDYVTKPFSMQELLLRIEVFLKRTRPLNADKRSTYTVGKTTFDYGELKLMDSSGKLKASLTQKEADLLKFFCENANKTLKREEILYHVWGKDDYFLGRSMDVFITKIRKHFVDDKDVKLETLHGIGFKFYVPTL; encoded by the coding sequence TTGGAAGAATCCGGATACGAGGTGACCCATTGCTCTGATGGAGAAATAGCCTGGAAAACGTTTCAAAAAAGCCTGTACGATATATGTCTGCTCGATGTGGTGATGCCCAAGAAAAACGGCTTTGAACTGGCCCGGCAAATACGGCAGAAGAACGATCTGATCCCTATTCTCTTCCTCACTTCCAAGTCGCAGGACGAAGATAAGATCAGCGGTTTCAAACATGGCGCGGACGATTACGTGACCAAACCTTTTTCCATGCAGGAGCTGCTCCTGCGTATCGAAGTTTTCCTGAAACGGACACGGCCCCTCAATGCAGACAAACGCTCCACCTATACCGTCGGCAAAACGACGTTCGACTATGGCGAGCTGAAACTGATGGACAGTTCCGGCAAGCTAAAGGCGAGCCTTACCCAGAAGGAGGCCGATCTTTTGAAGTTTTTCTGCGAGAATGCCAACAAGACCCTTAAAAGGGAAGAAATCCTGTACCACGTGTGGGGGAAAGACGATTATTTCCTCGGTAGAAGCATGGACGTGTTCATTACTAAAATCCGCAAACATTTTGTCGACGACAAAGACGTGAAGCTGGAAACGCTGCACGGCATCGGGTTCAAGTTCTACGTTCCGACCCTTTAA
- a CDS encoding HIT family protein, with the protein MTIFSKIIKGDIPSYKIAENDKFYAFLDIFPMMEGHTLVIPKTEVDKFFDVDDAYLAEYLLFARPIAKAIEAVVPCNRVGISVMGLEVPHAHLHLVPINSADDLNFTRPKLKLQPEELKAIQEKIVAELERNA; encoded by the coding sequence ATGACCATCTTCTCAAAAATCATCAAAGGAGACATTCCGAGCTATAAAATCGCGGAAAACGACAAGTTTTACGCGTTCCTCGACATCTTCCCCATGATGGAAGGCCACACCCTGGTCATCCCCAAAACGGAAGTAGACAAATTCTTTGATGTAGACGATGCGTACCTGGCGGAGTACCTGCTCTTCGCCCGCCCCATCGCGAAAGCCATCGAAGCCGTGGTGCCCTGCAACCGGGTAGGCATCAGCGTTATGGGCCTCGAAGTGCCGCACGCGCACCTTCACCTCGTACCGATCAACTCGGCCGACGATCTCAATTTCACCCGCCCCAAGCTGAAACTGCAGCCTGAAGAACTGAAGGCGATCCAGGAAAAAATCGTAGCGGAACTGGAGCGTAACGCTTAA
- the greA gene encoding transcription elongation factor GreA produces the protein MSGVNYVTKETLDQMRDELTQLKTKGRAEIARAISEAREKGDLKENAEYDAAKEAQGLHEAKIATLENAIATARVVDAGDIDTSKVSILCKVTITNLANKKTITYQLVSEKEADLKLGKISVTSPIGKGLLGKKVGEEADVTAPNGKLRFKIDHITV, from the coding sequence ATGTCTGGCGTAAATTACGTTACCAAAGAGACCCTTGACCAGATGAGAGATGAGCTGACGCAACTCAAGACCAAAGGACGGGCGGAGATTGCGCGTGCGATATCGGAGGCGCGTGAGAAAGGGGATTTGAAAGAAAACGCGGAATACGACGCAGCCAAAGAAGCACAGGGTCTTCACGAAGCCAAGATCGCCACGCTGGAAAACGCCATCGCAACGGCGCGCGTGGTGGATGCAGGTGATATCGATACTTCCAAAGTGTCTATCCTCTGTAAAGTGACCATTACCAATCTCGCGAATAAGAAAACCATCACTTACCAGCTGGTTTCCGAGAAGGAAGCCGATCTGAAACTCGGCAAGATCTCCGTTACTTCCCCCATCGGCAAAGGCCTGCTGGGCAAGAAAGTAGGCGAGGAAGCCGATGTTACGGCCCCCAACGGCAAGCTCCGTTTCAAAATCGACCACATCACCGTGTAA
- a CDS encoding NAD(P)-dependent oxidoreductase, with protein sequence MSKQVIITAKVHEYLINELQEKGFAVDYRPSITYDELAASIHTASGLIVTTRIKVDKAMLDRATQLEWIGRLGSGMELIDTAYAAEKGIRLASSPEGNRDTVGEQAVGMLVMLMHNLLKSNLELRNSIWERDGNRAWELGGKTVGIIGYGHTGGAFAKRLRGFDMKILAFDKYKSGFGDEFVQEASLEAIFREADIVSLHLPLTEETRHLGNMSFFQSFHKPVYLLNTSRGKVVKTADVVKALESGALAGAALDVLENEKLDTFSETEQAEFRFLLAHPRAVLTPHIAGYSHEASIKMAKVVLEKLGL encoded by the coding sequence ATGAGCAAGCAAGTAATCATCACGGCCAAAGTACACGAATATCTGATCAATGAATTACAGGAGAAGGGCTTTGCGGTCGACTACCGGCCTTCCATCACCTACGACGAGCTGGCGGCCTCCATCCATACGGCTTCCGGGCTGATCGTGACCACAAGGATCAAGGTAGACAAAGCGATGCTCGACCGGGCCACGCAGCTGGAATGGATCGGGCGTTTGGGGTCGGGGATGGAGCTGATCGATACGGCATATGCCGCGGAGAAAGGCATCCGGCTGGCGAGCAGCCCCGAAGGCAACCGCGATACCGTGGGCGAGCAGGCCGTGGGCATGCTGGTCATGCTCATGCATAATCTTTTGAAAAGCAATCTCGAACTGCGCAACAGCATTTGGGAGCGCGACGGCAACCGGGCCTGGGAACTGGGCGGCAAAACCGTCGGCATCATTGGTTACGGCCATACCGGCGGCGCCTTCGCGAAACGGCTCCGCGGGTTCGACATGAAAATCCTCGCTTTCGATAAATACAAAAGCGGTTTCGGCGACGAATTCGTGCAGGAAGCTTCGCTGGAAGCCATTTTCCGGGAGGCAGACATCGTGAGTTTGCATCTGCCGCTCACGGAAGAAACCCGGCATCTGGGGAACATGTCCTTCTTCCAATCTTTCCACAAACCCGTATACCTGCTCAATACTTCCCGCGGGAAAGTCGTGAAAACAGCCGATGTGGTGAAAGCCCTGGAAAGCGGTGCCCTCGCCGGCGCGGCGCTCGACGTGCTGGAGAACGAAAAGCTGGACACGTTCAGCGAAACGGAGCAGGCGGAGTTCAGGTTCCTGCTGGCGCACCCGCGGGCGGTGCTGACCCCGCACATCGCCGGCTACAGCCATGAAGCGAGCATCAAAATGGCGAAAGTGGTGCTGGAAAAACTGGGCTTGTAG
- the rsmA gene encoding 16S rRNA (adenine(1518)-N(6)/adenine(1519)-N(6))-dimethyltransferase RsmA, protein MYTLKKSLGQHFLKDENMCRKIVEALPVTPGMQLLEVGPGAGAITKYLLEVPEISFKAVELDTEKVQFLEKTFPAIQGKLINESFLEMAAPFTGPFAIIGNFPYNISTQIMFRVLDWKEQVPLVVGMFQKEVAQRIAAGHGNKEYGILSVLLQAEYKIEYLFDVHENCFNPPPKVKSGVIRCTRLETPYEVKNWKKFTLLVKTAFGQRRKQLRNPLKGLFKKEYLQEPIFTKRAEELTVADFVALTEHMI, encoded by the coding sequence ATGTATACGCTGAAAAAGTCATTAGGCCAACATTTCCTCAAAGACGAGAACATGTGCCGCAAGATCGTGGAGGCATTGCCCGTTACACCGGGGATGCAGCTGCTGGAAGTGGGCCCGGGTGCCGGCGCCATCACCAAATACCTGCTGGAAGTACCGGAAATCAGCTTCAAAGCCGTGGAACTCGATACGGAAAAGGTCCAGTTCCTCGAAAAAACATTCCCCGCCATCCAGGGCAAGCTCATCAACGAAAGCTTCCTGGAAATGGCCGCCCCCTTCACCGGGCCGTTCGCCATCATCGGCAATTTCCCCTACAACATCTCCACCCAGATCATGTTCCGCGTGCTGGACTGGAAGGAGCAGGTGCCCCTCGTGGTAGGCATGTTCCAGAAAGAAGTGGCGCAGCGCATCGCGGCGGGGCACGGGAACAAGGAATACGGCATCCTCAGCGTATTGCTGCAGGCGGAGTACAAAATCGAATACCTGTTCGATGTGCACGAAAACTGCTTCAACCCGCCGCCGAAAGTGAAATCCGGCGTCATCCGCTGCACGCGGCTCGAAACGCCGTACGAAGTGAAGAACTGGAAGAAATTCACCCTCCTGGTGAAAACCGCCTTCGGCCAGCGCCGCAAGCAGTTGCGCAACCCCCTGAAAGGACTGTTCAAAAAAGAATATTTACAGGAACCCATATTTACGAAACGCGCGGAAGAGCTTACAGTAGCTGATTTCGTAGCCCTCACCGAACACATGATATGA
- the pdxA gene encoding 4-hydroxythreonine-4-phosphate dehydrogenase PdxA: protein MSSANAHTPRPVIGISAGDLNSIGLEIIIKTFADSRMLELCTPVVFASNKAINFYRKLLNENNFNYQSIKDFSKLNPKQVSVFNCWEEEVQITPGVLNETGGKYAARSLAVAVESLKAKQIEGLVTAPIHKKNIQSKDFDFTGHTPYLRNAFNSKDVLMFMTADNMRVGLLTEHVPVSEVAKYVTKENILAKIAMMKDSLVRDFGIDNPRIAVLGLNPHAGDEGLIGNEEIQHIAPAIREAKQRGTLTFGPYSADAFFAREMYTKFDGVLAMYHDQGLIPFKSLASGEGINYTAGLPIVRTSPDHGTAFDIAGKNVADEASFRQAVYSCLDIIAQRKEYAENTRNPLKKTEIASERGAV, encoded by the coding sequence ATGAGCTCAGCAAACGCACATACGCCCCGCCCGGTAATCGGGATCTCCGCGGGAGACCTGAACAGCATCGGCCTGGAGATCATCATCAAGACTTTTGCCGACAGCCGGATGCTTGAATTGTGCACCCCCGTGGTTTTCGCTTCCAACAAAGCGATCAATTTCTATCGAAAACTGCTCAACGAGAACAATTTCAATTACCAGAGCATCAAGGATTTCAGCAAGCTGAACCCCAAGCAGGTGAGCGTTTTCAACTGCTGGGAGGAAGAAGTCCAGATCACGCCCGGCGTTCTGAACGAAACCGGGGGTAAATACGCGGCCCGCTCCCTCGCGGTAGCCGTGGAAAGCCTCAAGGCCAAACAGATCGAAGGCCTCGTGACCGCTCCCATCCATAAAAAGAACATCCAGTCCAAGGATTTCGACTTCACCGGCCATACCCCCTACCTCCGCAACGCCTTTAACAGCAAGGATGTCCTCATGTTCATGACGGCAGACAATATGCGCGTGGGCCTGCTCACCGAGCACGTTCCCGTTTCGGAAGTCGCCAAATACGTGACCAAGGAAAATATCCTCGCCAAGATCGCCATGATGAAAGACAGCCTCGTGCGCGATTTCGGGATCGACAATCCGCGCATCGCCGTGCTGGGCCTCAATCCGCATGCGGGAGACGAGGGCCTGATCGGCAACGAGGAAATCCAGCACATCGCCCCGGCCATCCGCGAAGCCAAGCAGCGCGGTACTTTGACCTTCGGCCCCTACAGCGCAGACGCATTCTTCGCCCGCGAAATGTACACGAAGTTCGACGGCGTGCTGGCCATGTATCACGACCAGGGCCTCATCCCCTTCAAATCCCTCGCCAGCGGCGAAGGCATCAATTACACCGCAGGCCTCCCCATCGTACGTACCTCGCCCGATCACGGCACCGCCTTCGATATCGCAGGTAAAAACGTGGCAGACGAAGCATCATTCCGGCAAGCCGTTTATTCCTGCCTCGACATCATCGCCCAGCGCAAGGAATACGCGGAAAACACCCGCAATCCCCTGAAGAAAACGGAGATCGCTTCGGAAAGAGGCGCCGTATAA
- a CDS encoding class I SAM-dependent methyltransferase codes for MELLDHKLKVAPTSALVLLQTRSLYDSGIAGQYYDLLDFGDVRELSSGIQGAWPHFSTVVLYRKRFIRHLLETYLQDGKPVQVCILGAGLDPISLWLLEHHRQAISRIYEVDAVHMPVKSSLYARLLPGEPALHFIQADITDTLHLLDKLRDAGYSTEQPALVIFEGIIHYIPDELFLNTMQAFRTPNKTNVVLMDYLLPEHKVPAAERPVLRDLMARMENFIGGKMYPYERREIFRLVELLHGDVAGVDSLQDIEFKLNGRNELFYEDGEGFLEMIAFYL; via the coding sequence ATGGAACTGCTGGATCACAAACTGAAAGTGGCGCCCACTTCTGCGCTCGTATTGCTGCAAACCCGGTCTTTGTACGACTCCGGTATCGCCGGTCAATATTACGACCTGCTCGATTTCGGCGACGTACGGGAGCTCTCTTCCGGGATCCAGGGCGCCTGGCCGCATTTCTCCACGGTGGTATTGTACCGCAAGCGATTTATCCGCCATTTGCTGGAAACGTATCTGCAAGACGGCAAGCCCGTCCAGGTTTGTATTCTCGGCGCCGGCCTCGACCCGATATCGCTTTGGTTGCTGGAGCACCACCGCCAGGCCATCAGCCGGATTTATGAAGTGGACGCGGTGCATATGCCCGTGAAATCCTCGCTGTATGCCCGGCTGCTGCCGGGCGAACCTGCCCTGCATTTCATTCAGGCGGATATAACGGATACCCTGCATCTGCTGGATAAACTCCGGGATGCGGGGTATTCTACCGAACAACCCGCCCTCGTCATCTTCGAGGGTATTATCCACTATATTCCCGACGAACTGTTCCTCAACACCATGCAGGCTTTCCGGACGCCGAACAAGACGAACGTGGTGCTGATGGACTACCTGTTGCCCGAACATAAAGTGCCGGCGGCCGAAAGGCCGGTGTTGCGCGATTTGATGGCGCGGATGGAAAATTTTATCGGGGGAAAGATGTACCCCTACGAGCGCCGGGAGATTTTCCGGCTGGTGGAGCTGCTGCACGGCGATGTGGCGGGCGTAGACTCGCTGCAGGACATAGAATTCAAGCTGAACGGCCGCAATGAGCTGTTCTACGAAGACGGGGAAGGATTTTTGGAGATGATCGCGTTTTACCTCTGA